One Thiocapsa bogorovii DNA segment encodes these proteins:
- a CDS encoding LysR family transcriptional regulator, producing MEQFEPNDLLIFARVAESGSFSRAAERIGLPKSTVSRRISALEDRLGERLMLRTTRRLTLTELGEHLLTHARQIADEVDAVRTLAEHRQARPTGRLRVSMPGDFATLLLSEMLANFIARHPAVTLELDLSPRRVDILGEGFDIAVRTGALPDDALLAARRLAVFPIGLYASRPYLAEHGDPTHPDDLLRHRTLCLVGRDGETTPWALTAGTAHWEGLPEGRTAANSPDILIRLAGTGVGIAAVPDCYAARDVVQGRLRRVLASWSLPAQTAWAVFPGRRLMPAKTRTFIDMLEATLGCAPGNRPPGSEPHPERDASFSG from the coding sequence ATGGAACAATTTGAGCCCAACGACCTCTTGATCTTCGCCCGGGTCGCCGAGTCCGGCAGCTTCAGCCGTGCCGCCGAGCGCATCGGCCTGCCGAAATCGACGGTCTCGCGGCGCATCTCCGCGCTCGAAGACCGGCTCGGTGAACGCTTGATGCTGCGCACGACGCGGCGTCTCACCCTAACCGAGCTCGGCGAGCATCTGCTCACGCACGCCCGCCAGATCGCCGACGAGGTCGACGCGGTGCGAACGCTCGCGGAGCATCGCCAAGCCCGCCCTACCGGACGGCTGCGCGTCTCGATGCCGGGCGATTTCGCCACCCTGCTACTGAGCGAGATGTTGGCGAACTTCATCGCACGCCACCCGGCGGTGACACTGGAGCTGGATTTGTCGCCACGGCGCGTGGACATACTCGGGGAGGGATTCGACATCGCGGTGCGCACCGGCGCACTGCCGGACGATGCGCTGCTGGCCGCGCGCCGTCTCGCGGTCTTCCCGATCGGTCTCTATGCGTCCCGGCCTTACCTGGCCGAGCACGGCGACCCAACGCACCCGGACGATCTGCTCCGACACCGGACCTTGTGCCTCGTCGGACGCGACGGGGAAACCACGCCTTGGGCCCTGACCGCGGGGACGGCACACTGGGAGGGCCTGCCCGAGGGCCGCACCGCCGCGAACTCGCCCGACATCCTGATCCGCTTGGCCGGCACCGGGGTCGGCATTGCCGCCGTCCCGGACTGCTACGCCGCACGCGATGTCGTGCAAGGACGCCTACGTCGCGTGCTTGCGTCGTGGTCACTCCCGGCTCAAACGGCCTGGGCGGTGTTTCCCGGTCGCCGGCTGATGCCGGCGAAGACGCGTACCTTCATCGACATGCTCGAAGCGACGCTGGGCTGTGCGCCGGGAAATCGTCCGCCCGGATCTGAACCGCATCCGGAGCGAGACGCGTCGTTTTCGGGGTGA